One Primulina tabacum isolate GXHZ01 chromosome 10, ASM2559414v2, whole genome shotgun sequence DNA segment encodes these proteins:
- the LOC142505359 gene encoding uncharacterized protein LOC142505359 isoform X4 produces MFRPQNRNLAMVMREVDENLAIFLGVRNVEKERSEHLIKDSDELDDSAEQKSDGPVLESNGLELEIVQSAADENSHNLEIDKNDYDWLYGQPASTLHPSDALEVKDSESSLTEITNGGGMVLKSEPLSSGDQRKTRRATPPNRGKSALPAKSKPSRASTPTSKPTLLSSKPTSANSRSSTPVRTTPRSSIPVGRPSMPVSSKPAPRSTAPTCKPAAALTTSGLSGSVRKMGSVTMKNLKNLGSNPSEILSLSHDDSENPKILMPKRTVSASRGRPNGHASNLSRNGKRRQNSCSPAKIRTPTTNTAHKNGSMIQSRSRGHSNGDDDVNPVLIGSKMVERVVNMRKLAPPKQDEHSSHDNSKKSSHDNSGFGRSLSKKSLDMAIRHMEIRRTIPDDLHTLATRVLSSVSAKYASAGNTESPLTSSSDSFKSSIYNSSRFLDGSETEDNVSIDSKHSTASSQ; encoded by the exons ATG TTTAGGCCACAAAACAGAAATCTTGCGATGGTTATGAGGGAAGTGGATGAAAATCTGGCTATTTTTTTGGGAGTGCGGAACGTCGAAAAGGAGAGGAGTGAACATCTTATTAAGGACTCTGATGAACTTGATGACTCAGCTG AGCAAAAGTCGGACGGCCCCGTTTTGGAATCAAACGGTTTAGAGCTCGAGATTGTTCAGAGTGCAGCCGATGAAAATTCCCACAATTTGGAGATTGATAAGAATGATTATGATTG GCTTTATGGACAACCCGCTTCCACTTTACATCCTTCGGATGCGTTGGAAGTAAAAGATTCGGAGTCGAGTTTAACTGAAATTACAAATGGTGGAGGCATGGTACTGAAATCTGAG CCTTTATCATCAGGTGATCAAAGAAAGACCCGTAGAGCAACACCACCAAATAGAGGAAAATCAGCCCTGCCTGCAAAATCGAAGCCCTCTCGTGCTTCCACACCTACTTCCAAACCAACACTACTTTCTTCCAAGCCAACGTCTGCTAATTCGAGATCCTCTACTCCTGTAAGAACCACACCACGCTCTTCAATCCCGGTTGGCAGGCCATCTATGCCAGTCAGTTCAAAGCCTGCACCGAGGTCTACTGCACCTACATGCAAACCAGCCGCTGCATTGACCACTTCTGGTCTATCTGGTTCTGTGAGAAAAATGGGCTCCGTGACTATGAAAAATCTGAAAAATTTAGGATCGAACCCCTCAGAGATTCTCTCTTTGTCACATGATGACTCTGAAAATCCGAAAATTCTGATGCCGAAAAGGACAGTATCAGCGTCCAGGGGAAGGCCGAACGGACATGCTTCTAATTTGTCTCGTAATGGGAAACGAAGGCAAAACTCATGCTCTCCTGCTAAAATACGCACTCCAACTACTAATACTGCTCACAAAAATGGGAGCATGATACAATCAAGAAGTCGAGGACATAGCAACGGGGACGATGATGTGAATCCTGTATTGATAGGTTCGAAAATGGTTGAAAGAGTAGTAAACATGAGGAAACTAGCTCCACCCAAACAAGATGAACACTCATCTCATGATAACTCCAAGAAATCCTCCCATGATAATTCGGGCTTCGGTAGATCACTCTCGAAAAAGTCTCTAGACATGGCTATAAGGCATATG GAAATCAGACGAACCATTCCCGACGACTTGCACACCTTAGCAACTCGTGTTTTATCTTCTGTCTCTGCTAAATATGCTTCAGCTGGTAATACAGAATCGCCTCTAACATCGAGCAGTGACAGTTTCAAGTCCAGCATATATAACAGTTCGCGCTTTCTTGATGGGAGTGAGACAGAGGACAATGTTTCCATTGATAGTAAACACTCAACAGCCTCAAGCCAGTAA
- the LOC142505359 gene encoding uncharacterized protein LOC142505359 isoform X2: MASVQFRPQNRNLAMVMREVDENLAIFLGVRNVEKERSEHLIKDSDELDDSAEQKSDGPVLESNGLELEIVQSAADENSHNLEIDKNDYDWLYGQPASTLHPSDALEVKDSESSLTEITNGGGMVLKSEPLSSGDQRKTRRATPPNRGKSALPAKSKPSRASTPTSKPTLLSSKPTSANSRSSTPVRTTPRSSIPVGRPSMPVSSKPAPRSTAPTCKPAAALTTSGLSGSVRKMGSVTMKNLKNLGSNPSEILSLSHDDSENPKILMPKRTVSASRGRPNGHASNLSRNGKRRQNSCSPAKIRTPTTNTAHKNGSMIQSRSRGHSNGDDDVNPVLIGSKMVERVVNMRKLAPPKQDEHSSHDNSKKSSHDNSGFGRSLSKKSLDMAIRHMEIRRTIPDDLHTLATRVLSSVSAKYASAGNTESPLTSSSDSFKSSIYNSSRFLDGSETEDNVSIDSKHSTASSQ; this comes from the exons ATG GCATCCGTACAGTTTAGGCCACAAAACAGAAATCTTGCGATGGTTATGAGGGAAGTGGATGAAAATCTGGCTATTTTTTTGGGAGTGCGGAACGTCGAAAAGGAGAGGAGTGAACATCTTATTAAGGACTCTGATGAACTTGATGACTCAGCTG AGCAAAAGTCGGACGGCCCCGTTTTGGAATCAAACGGTTTAGAGCTCGAGATTGTTCAGAGTGCAGCCGATGAAAATTCCCACAATTTGGAGATTGATAAGAATGATTATGATTG GCTTTATGGACAACCCGCTTCCACTTTACATCCTTCGGATGCGTTGGAAGTAAAAGATTCGGAGTCGAGTTTAACTGAAATTACAAATGGTGGAGGCATGGTACTGAAATCTGAG CCTTTATCATCAGGTGATCAAAGAAAGACCCGTAGAGCAACACCACCAAATAGAGGAAAATCAGCCCTGCCTGCAAAATCGAAGCCCTCTCGTGCTTCCACACCTACTTCCAAACCAACACTACTTTCTTCCAAGCCAACGTCTGCTAATTCGAGATCCTCTACTCCTGTAAGAACCACACCACGCTCTTCAATCCCGGTTGGCAGGCCATCTATGCCAGTCAGTTCAAAGCCTGCACCGAGGTCTACTGCACCTACATGCAAACCAGCCGCTGCATTGACCACTTCTGGTCTATCTGGTTCTGTGAGAAAAATGGGCTCCGTGACTATGAAAAATCTGAAAAATTTAGGATCGAACCCCTCAGAGATTCTCTCTTTGTCACATGATGACTCTGAAAATCCGAAAATTCTGATGCCGAAAAGGACAGTATCAGCGTCCAGGGGAAGGCCGAACGGACATGCTTCTAATTTGTCTCGTAATGGGAAACGAAGGCAAAACTCATGCTCTCCTGCTAAAATACGCACTCCAACTACTAATACTGCTCACAAAAATGGGAGCATGATACAATCAAGAAGTCGAGGACATAGCAACGGGGACGATGATGTGAATCCTGTATTGATAGGTTCGAAAATGGTTGAAAGAGTAGTAAACATGAGGAAACTAGCTCCACCCAAACAAGATGAACACTCATCTCATGATAACTCCAAGAAATCCTCCCATGATAATTCGGGCTTCGGTAGATCACTCTCGAAAAAGTCTCTAGACATGGCTATAAGGCATATG GAAATCAGACGAACCATTCCCGACGACTTGCACACCTTAGCAACTCGTGTTTTATCTTCTGTCTCTGCTAAATATGCTTCAGCTGGTAATACAGAATCGCCTCTAACATCGAGCAGTGACAGTTTCAAGTCCAGCATATATAACAGTTCGCGCTTTCTTGATGGGAGTGAGACAGAGGACAATGTTTCCATTGATAGTAAACACTCAACAGCCTCAAGCCAGTAA
- the LOC142505359 gene encoding uncharacterized protein LOC142505359 isoform X5: MVMREVDENLAIFLGVRNVEKERSEHLIKDSDELDDSAEQKSDGPVLESNGLELEIVQSAADENSHNLEIDKNDYDWLYGQPASTLHPSDALEVKDSESSLTEITNGGGMVLKSEPLSSGDQRKTRRATPPNRGKSALPAKSKPSRASTPTSKPTLLSSKPTSANSRSSTPVRTTPRSSIPVGRPSMPVSSKPAPRSTAPTCKPAAALTTSGLSGSVRKMGSVTMKNLKNLGSNPSEILSLSHDDSENPKILMPKRTVSASRGRPNGHASNLSRNGKRRQNSCSPAKIRTPTTNTAHKNGSMIQSRSRGHSNGDDDVNPVLIGSKMVERVVNMRKLAPPKQDEHSSHDNSKKSSHDNSGFGRSLSKKSLDMAIRHMEIRRTIPDDLHTLATRVLSSVSAKYASAGNTESPLTSSSDSFKSSIYNSSRFLDGSETEDNVSIDSKHSTASSQ, translated from the exons ATGGTTATGAGGGAAGTGGATGAAAATCTGGCTATTTTTTTGGGAGTGCGGAACGTCGAAAAGGAGAGGAGTGAACATCTTATTAAGGACTCTGATGAACTTGATGACTCAGCTG AGCAAAAGTCGGACGGCCCCGTTTTGGAATCAAACGGTTTAGAGCTCGAGATTGTTCAGAGTGCAGCCGATGAAAATTCCCACAATTTGGAGATTGATAAGAATGATTATGATTG GCTTTATGGACAACCCGCTTCCACTTTACATCCTTCGGATGCGTTGGAAGTAAAAGATTCGGAGTCGAGTTTAACTGAAATTACAAATGGTGGAGGCATGGTACTGAAATCTGAG CCTTTATCATCAGGTGATCAAAGAAAGACCCGTAGAGCAACACCACCAAATAGAGGAAAATCAGCCCTGCCTGCAAAATCGAAGCCCTCTCGTGCTTCCACACCTACTTCCAAACCAACACTACTTTCTTCCAAGCCAACGTCTGCTAATTCGAGATCCTCTACTCCTGTAAGAACCACACCACGCTCTTCAATCCCGGTTGGCAGGCCATCTATGCCAGTCAGTTCAAAGCCTGCACCGAGGTCTACTGCACCTACATGCAAACCAGCCGCTGCATTGACCACTTCTGGTCTATCTGGTTCTGTGAGAAAAATGGGCTCCGTGACTATGAAAAATCTGAAAAATTTAGGATCGAACCCCTCAGAGATTCTCTCTTTGTCACATGATGACTCTGAAAATCCGAAAATTCTGATGCCGAAAAGGACAGTATCAGCGTCCAGGGGAAGGCCGAACGGACATGCTTCTAATTTGTCTCGTAATGGGAAACGAAGGCAAAACTCATGCTCTCCTGCTAAAATACGCACTCCAACTACTAATACTGCTCACAAAAATGGGAGCATGATACAATCAAGAAGTCGAGGACATAGCAACGGGGACGATGATGTGAATCCTGTATTGATAGGTTCGAAAATGGTTGAAAGAGTAGTAAACATGAGGAAACTAGCTCCACCCAAACAAGATGAACACTCATCTCATGATAACTCCAAGAAATCCTCCCATGATAATTCGGGCTTCGGTAGATCACTCTCGAAAAAGTCTCTAGACATGGCTATAAGGCATATG GAAATCAGACGAACCATTCCCGACGACTTGCACACCTTAGCAACTCGTGTTTTATCTTCTGTCTCTGCTAAATATGCTTCAGCTGGTAATACAGAATCGCCTCTAACATCGAGCAGTGACAGTTTCAAGTCCAGCATATATAACAGTTCGCGCTTTCTTGATGGGAGTGAGACAGAGGACAATGTTTCCATTGATAGTAAACACTCAACAGCCTCAAGCCAGTAA
- the LOC142505359 gene encoding uncharacterized protein LOC142505359 isoform X1: MAASVQFRPQNRNLAMVMREVDENLAIFLGVRNVEKERSEHLIKDSDELDDSAEQKSDGPVLESNGLELEIVQSAADENSHNLEIDKNDYDWLYGQPASTLHPSDALEVKDSESSLTEITNGGGMVLKSEPLSSGDQRKTRRATPPNRGKSALPAKSKPSRASTPTSKPTLLSSKPTSANSRSSTPVRTTPRSSIPVGRPSMPVSSKPAPRSTAPTCKPAAALTTSGLSGSVRKMGSVTMKNLKNLGSNPSEILSLSHDDSENPKILMPKRTVSASRGRPNGHASNLSRNGKRRQNSCSPAKIRTPTTNTAHKNGSMIQSRSRGHSNGDDDVNPVLIGSKMVERVVNMRKLAPPKQDEHSSHDNSKKSSHDNSGFGRSLSKKSLDMAIRHMEIRRTIPDDLHTLATRVLSSVSAKYASAGNTESPLTSSSDSFKSSIYNSSRFLDGSETEDNVSIDSKHSTASSQ, encoded by the exons ATGGCT GCATCCGTACAGTTTAGGCCACAAAACAGAAATCTTGCGATGGTTATGAGGGAAGTGGATGAAAATCTGGCTATTTTTTTGGGAGTGCGGAACGTCGAAAAGGAGAGGAGTGAACATCTTATTAAGGACTCTGATGAACTTGATGACTCAGCTG AGCAAAAGTCGGACGGCCCCGTTTTGGAATCAAACGGTTTAGAGCTCGAGATTGTTCAGAGTGCAGCCGATGAAAATTCCCACAATTTGGAGATTGATAAGAATGATTATGATTG GCTTTATGGACAACCCGCTTCCACTTTACATCCTTCGGATGCGTTGGAAGTAAAAGATTCGGAGTCGAGTTTAACTGAAATTACAAATGGTGGAGGCATGGTACTGAAATCTGAG CCTTTATCATCAGGTGATCAAAGAAAGACCCGTAGAGCAACACCACCAAATAGAGGAAAATCAGCCCTGCCTGCAAAATCGAAGCCCTCTCGTGCTTCCACACCTACTTCCAAACCAACACTACTTTCTTCCAAGCCAACGTCTGCTAATTCGAGATCCTCTACTCCTGTAAGAACCACACCACGCTCTTCAATCCCGGTTGGCAGGCCATCTATGCCAGTCAGTTCAAAGCCTGCACCGAGGTCTACTGCACCTACATGCAAACCAGCCGCTGCATTGACCACTTCTGGTCTATCTGGTTCTGTGAGAAAAATGGGCTCCGTGACTATGAAAAATCTGAAAAATTTAGGATCGAACCCCTCAGAGATTCTCTCTTTGTCACATGATGACTCTGAAAATCCGAAAATTCTGATGCCGAAAAGGACAGTATCAGCGTCCAGGGGAAGGCCGAACGGACATGCTTCTAATTTGTCTCGTAATGGGAAACGAAGGCAAAACTCATGCTCTCCTGCTAAAATACGCACTCCAACTACTAATACTGCTCACAAAAATGGGAGCATGATACAATCAAGAAGTCGAGGACATAGCAACGGGGACGATGATGTGAATCCTGTATTGATAGGTTCGAAAATGGTTGAAAGAGTAGTAAACATGAGGAAACTAGCTCCACCCAAACAAGATGAACACTCATCTCATGATAACTCCAAGAAATCCTCCCATGATAATTCGGGCTTCGGTAGATCACTCTCGAAAAAGTCTCTAGACATGGCTATAAGGCATATG GAAATCAGACGAACCATTCCCGACGACTTGCACACCTTAGCAACTCGTGTTTTATCTTCTGTCTCTGCTAAATATGCTTCAGCTGGTAATACAGAATCGCCTCTAACATCGAGCAGTGACAGTTTCAAGTCCAGCATATATAACAGTTCGCGCTTTCTTGATGGGAGTGAGACAGAGGACAATGTTTCCATTGATAGTAAACACTCAACAGCCTCAAGCCAGTAA
- the LOC142505359 gene encoding uncharacterized protein LOC142505359 isoform X3 gives MAFRPQNRNLAMVMREVDENLAIFLGVRNVEKERSEHLIKDSDELDDSAEQKSDGPVLESNGLELEIVQSAADENSHNLEIDKNDYDWLYGQPASTLHPSDALEVKDSESSLTEITNGGGMVLKSEPLSSGDQRKTRRATPPNRGKSALPAKSKPSRASTPTSKPTLLSSKPTSANSRSSTPVRTTPRSSIPVGRPSMPVSSKPAPRSTAPTCKPAAALTTSGLSGSVRKMGSVTMKNLKNLGSNPSEILSLSHDDSENPKILMPKRTVSASRGRPNGHASNLSRNGKRRQNSCSPAKIRTPTTNTAHKNGSMIQSRSRGHSNGDDDVNPVLIGSKMVERVVNMRKLAPPKQDEHSSHDNSKKSSHDNSGFGRSLSKKSLDMAIRHMEIRRTIPDDLHTLATRVLSSVSAKYASAGNTESPLTSSSDSFKSSIYNSSRFLDGSETEDNVSIDSKHSTASSQ, from the exons ATGGCT TTTAGGCCACAAAACAGAAATCTTGCGATGGTTATGAGGGAAGTGGATGAAAATCTGGCTATTTTTTTGGGAGTGCGGAACGTCGAAAAGGAGAGGAGTGAACATCTTATTAAGGACTCTGATGAACTTGATGACTCAGCTG AGCAAAAGTCGGACGGCCCCGTTTTGGAATCAAACGGTTTAGAGCTCGAGATTGTTCAGAGTGCAGCCGATGAAAATTCCCACAATTTGGAGATTGATAAGAATGATTATGATTG GCTTTATGGACAACCCGCTTCCACTTTACATCCTTCGGATGCGTTGGAAGTAAAAGATTCGGAGTCGAGTTTAACTGAAATTACAAATGGTGGAGGCATGGTACTGAAATCTGAG CCTTTATCATCAGGTGATCAAAGAAAGACCCGTAGAGCAACACCACCAAATAGAGGAAAATCAGCCCTGCCTGCAAAATCGAAGCCCTCTCGTGCTTCCACACCTACTTCCAAACCAACACTACTTTCTTCCAAGCCAACGTCTGCTAATTCGAGATCCTCTACTCCTGTAAGAACCACACCACGCTCTTCAATCCCGGTTGGCAGGCCATCTATGCCAGTCAGTTCAAAGCCTGCACCGAGGTCTACTGCACCTACATGCAAACCAGCCGCTGCATTGACCACTTCTGGTCTATCTGGTTCTGTGAGAAAAATGGGCTCCGTGACTATGAAAAATCTGAAAAATTTAGGATCGAACCCCTCAGAGATTCTCTCTTTGTCACATGATGACTCTGAAAATCCGAAAATTCTGATGCCGAAAAGGACAGTATCAGCGTCCAGGGGAAGGCCGAACGGACATGCTTCTAATTTGTCTCGTAATGGGAAACGAAGGCAAAACTCATGCTCTCCTGCTAAAATACGCACTCCAACTACTAATACTGCTCACAAAAATGGGAGCATGATACAATCAAGAAGTCGAGGACATAGCAACGGGGACGATGATGTGAATCCTGTATTGATAGGTTCGAAAATGGTTGAAAGAGTAGTAAACATGAGGAAACTAGCTCCACCCAAACAAGATGAACACTCATCTCATGATAACTCCAAGAAATCCTCCCATGATAATTCGGGCTTCGGTAGATCACTCTCGAAAAAGTCTCTAGACATGGCTATAAGGCATATG GAAATCAGACGAACCATTCCCGACGACTTGCACACCTTAGCAACTCGTGTTTTATCTTCTGTCTCTGCTAAATATGCTTCAGCTGGTAATACAGAATCGCCTCTAACATCGAGCAGTGACAGTTTCAAGTCCAGCATATATAACAGTTCGCGCTTTCTTGATGGGAGTGAGACAGAGGACAATGTTTCCATTGATAGTAAACACTCAACAGCCTCAAGCCAGTAA